TGTACTATTTCTTCCGCAAAATAATACGAAATCGTACTAAAAAAACCAATAACCAGTAAACATAAAATCAATCTTTTTCTTAATTCAGATAAATGACTAACTATCGTCATTTCACCGTCATCTTGTAATTCATTTTGGTTTGATTCCATTTTAAATCAAACCTCACTTAGCCTTATCTTTATCGTTTTTAAGGTCTGTAGTTTCAGACAATTTTTCTGTCTTTTCGGCATCTTTTGTTATATCAATTACTTTATCATCATTTGAATTAGTTGCTTTTTTGAATTCATTTAAGCTTTTCCCTAATGCTTTGCCAATATCAGGTAGTTTACTAGGACCAAATACAACTAATGCAATTATTAAAATCAGTATTAATTCCGGCATGCTAAAATTAAACACTTTCTTCAACCTCCATTTTTATATTACCTTTTATTATACAGGTAGACTCATAAAAAAACAACATCACCTAATACAAAATGCCCTTGTTGTCACAAGGGCATTTTATTAAAAATCGCGCATTTGCACAAAGTCTGCAACACTGTTAAAAGCTTCTTTAACTTCTGTATCCAAACAACTCGGCAAAACGTTTCGTGCTTTTGTTAAATAGTCATCAACCACTTGATAAGAATATTTTATCGCAGCTGTTTCATTGATAATTGACAAACCTCTTGCCAATTGTTCTTTTGTCATATTTTGAGTCGCCACAATTTGTTTTAACTCATCTTTATCCACACTATTATTCATTGCATAAATAGTCGGTAAAGTTACAATTCCCTGTAATAAATCATTCCCTACCGGTTTACCCATTTTTTCTGTAGTCGCTGTAATATCAAGAATATCATCAGTTATTTGAAACGCCATTCCAATACAATAACCATATTGGCGTAATGCTTCTACCTCATCTGTTGATAATTCAGCCATAATAGCACCTAATTCACAGCTCGCAGCGATAAAGTCAGCGGTCTTTTTCGCAATTTTTGTGAAGTAAACACTTTCTTCCATTTCCGGCACAAAAATTTCTTGATTTTGAATAATCTCACCTTCACTCATTGCACAAATCAAATCAGTTAAAACTGACATTATTCTGGAGTTAGGATTTTGTGCTACCAACGAAAAAGCTTTGGAGAATAGATAGTCTCCTGTTAGAACAGAAATTTGATTACCCCATTTTGCATTAGCTGTAATAATTCCTCTTCTAGTCGCCGCCTTGTCCACTACATCATCATGTACTAATGTCGCCATATGAATTAACTCTAAGGCTACCGCCAAGTCCATGATATTTTTAGTTCTAGCAACTTTACAATTAGCCAAAAAATAAAGGGCGGGTCTTAATCTTTTTCCCCCAGCCTTTACTAAATGAGTTCCTATTTCTGTTATCAATGGTACCGGTGAAGAAACAACTTCCAACAGAATTTCTTCTAATTTTTCTAAATCATTTTTTACGATATCAAACATTCTATTTTTAAGCAAAATTTATCACCTACAAGCAAAATCTGTTAATATAATACACTATTTTATCTTTTAAAGTCTAGATATTTATCATAATTAAACTACTTATACTTAGCAAAAATATCTCATACTTGTTTTTTTCCACTCTTTAATACTAAATAGCATTTTATAATCAGTTAAATTATTTTCCTGTGCAATGTTATTGGCAATATCACTACACTCAGCTCTAGTATGAGCATGAATCATCGTATAAACATTATAAGGCCAATTCTTTGTTGTTTTTCGATCATAGCAATGTGATACTGCTGTATTTGTAGCCATATTGGCACCAATTTGCTCCAACTTATCTGGTGGCACTTTCCATGCACATAACACATTAGCGGCAAAGCCAACTTCTCGATGTCTCAATACCGCACCGGATTTACGCAACTTACCGCTTTTCGCATAATTATTTAAACGAGTTATTAGTTCAGCTTCCGTTATTCCAATTTTTTCTGCCAATGCCAAGTATGGTCTAGGTACTATAGGGATTTCATCTTGCACTGTCGCTATAATTTTTTTGTCTAATTCATCAAGCATTATATCACCTACTTTAAATTAAAGTTGACGCTTACTTTATATTTTTTATTAGCTGGTAAGTTAATAAGATCTAATACTCCCGGTAAACTTTTAATATGGTTTAATATTTCTTCTTGTTGTTCCATATCTATCGTTATCAAAGTGAACCATAAATTATAGTCGCCTTCACGCTCATAATTATGAGTCACCCCATTGTACTGATTAATAACATTAGCGACATTTTCCAACTGCTCTGGTAAAACCTTTGTGGCAATTAAAGTTCCTTCATAGCCTAATTTTGCCGAGTCAAAAAACAAGCCGATTTTTCTAATATAACCGAGTTCTTTTAATTCGTTAAGCCTTGCAATAACTTCTTCCTCGCTAGTATTTAATTGATCCGCCAACACTTGAAATGGTCTTTCGGTTAACGGTAAATTTGTCTGTAAAATATTTAATAGAGCTTTATCAAATGAAGTTAGCATACTCTTGCTCCTAATTCAATTTAGTCCTAGATAAAAGATAAGAGACAGAAGAAACTGTCTCTTATCTTTTATCTTATTTATTCTAACAAACTATTACCGATTACGTCAAGCAACTCTGCTCTTCCCACATTTTTAGCAGAGGAATATGGCAAAATATCCATATTATCTACACCTAATGCTTTTTTAATTTCATTTAAGTGTTTTTGAATCGCCATTTTACTGATTTTATCTGTTTTAGTCGCAATAACTAACACCGGTAAATTATTTTCCACCAACCATTTAAACATATCAATATCAGTTTTCATTGGTTGATGTCTGCTATCGATTAATTGACAAACAAACTTAAGTCTTTTCGATGTTAAAAGATATTCATCAATAAATTTTGCCCATCGTTTTCGATTAGCCTGCCCAGTTTTAGCATAACCATACCCCGGTAAATCAACTAAAAAGAAATCTTTTCTAGTTTCTTCATCTAATTTAGCAGTCATCTTAAAAAAATTAATAGTTTGCGTTTTCCCCGGTGTACCACTTATTCTAGCTAAACCGCCAACTCTACTTAGGGAATTAATCAACGATGATTTACCAACATTAGATCTGCCAATAAAAACAATCTCTGCTAAATCCCCTTCTGGATATTGATCCGGTCTGACTGCCGAAGCAACATACTCCGCTCTGATAATATTTATTTCACTATTCATTACTTTCCACCATTGCACAGTTTAAAACTTCGTCCATATGCTCAACCAACACAAATTCTAACTGTTTTCTTATATTATTTGGAATATCATCCATATCGCGTTTATTCTCTTTTGGTAAAATAATTGTTTTTATCCCCAAGCGATGTGCCGCTAATACTTTTTCTTTTAGCCCACCAATTGGTAGTACTCTACCACGCAAAGTAATCTCGCCGGTCATCGCTACATCAGTACGAACTTTTTTACCCGTCAACGCTGAAACTACCGCTGTCGCCATCGTAATACCGGCTGACGGACCATCTTTAGGAATAGCACCTTCCGGCAAATGAATGTGGATATCGTTCTTTTCATAAAAATCGGGCTCTATTCCCAATTTTTCAACTCTGCTTCGAATATAACTTAACCCAGCTTGTGCTGACTCTTTCATTACATCACCTAATTGCCCGGTTAAAATTAAATTTCCCTTGCCTTTTAAAATTGAAACCTCTGTTGGTAATACATCTCCACCAACCTCAGTCCAAGCTAGACCAGTACTAACACCCACTTGATCTTTATTTTCGGCTTGTCTTTTATGATATTTAGCACTGCCTAAGAAAGTATGTAAATTTTGCACCGTAATTTTAATAGATTTTTTATCTTCTTGAACAATTTTTCTTGCAGCCTTCCGACACAAATTCGCAATACTACGTTCTAAACTTCTAACCCCGGATTCTCTTGTATATTCACTGATAACTTTTTGGATAGTATTATCTGCTATACTAACTTGCTTATTATTTAACCCATGTTCTTTAAGCTGTTTTTCAATTAAATAACGTTTGGCAATTTGAATTTTTTCTTCTTCGGTATACCCGGCAATATTAATAACTTCCATTCTATCTCGCAATGGTCTTGGAATATTATGCACAGTATTAGCAGTAACTACCCACAGTACTTTTGATAAATCAAATGCATTCTCTACATAATGATCACTAAAAGTATTATTTTGTTCCGGATCTAATACCTCTAACAATGCTGCCGATGGGTCTCCCCGAAAATCAGCATTCATTTTGTCTATTTCATCCAATAAAAAGACCGGATTGCTCGAACCGGCAGTTCTCATGCCTTGAATAATACGTCCGGGCATTGCTCCAACATAAGTCCGACGGTGTCCTCTAATTTCAGCCTCATCTCGAACACCACCTAACGACACTCTAACGAATTTTCTATCAACAGCTTTAGCTATTGATCGTGCTAAAGAAGTTTTCCCTACCCCCGGTGGTCCAACTAAGCATAAAATTGGCCCTTTAATACTATCTGTCAATTTCCTAATTGATAAATATTCTAAAATTCTTTCCTTAACTTTATCTAATCCAAAAT
The sequence above is a segment of the Negativicutes bacterium genome. Coding sequences within it:
- the tatA gene encoding twin-arginine translocase TatA/TatE family subunit, producing MPELILILIIALVVFGPSKLPDIGKALGKSLNEFKKATNSNDDKVIDITKDAEKTEKLSETTDLKNDKDKAK
- a CDS encoding polyprenyl synthetase family protein, with the protein product MFDIVKNDLEKLEEILLEVVSSPVPLITEIGTHLVKAGGKRLRPALYFLANCKVARTKNIMDLAVALELIHMATLVHDDVVDKAATRRGIITANAKWGNQISVLTGDYLFSKAFSLVAQNPNSRIMSVLTDLICAMSEGEIIQNQEIFVPEMEESVYFTKIAKKTADFIAASCELGAIMAELSTDEVEALRQYGYCIGMAFQITDDILDITATTEKMGKPVGNDLLQGIVTLPTIYAMNNSVDKDELKQIVATQNMTKEQLARGLSIINETAAIKYSYQVVDDYLTKARNVLPSCLDTEVKEAFNSVADFVQMRDF
- a CDS encoding AsnC family transcriptional regulator — protein: MLDELDKKIIATVQDEIPIVPRPYLALAEKIGITEAELITRLNNYAKSGKLRKSGAVLRHREVGFAANVLCAWKVPPDKLEQIGANMATNTAVSHCYDRKTTKNWPYNVYTMIHAHTRAECSDIANNIAQENNLTDYKMLFSIKEWKKTSMRYFC
- a CDS encoding AsnC family transcriptional regulator — its product is MLTSFDKALLNILQTNLPLTERPFQVLADQLNTSEEEVIARLNELKELGYIRKIGLFFDSAKLGYEGTLIATKVLPEQLENVANVINQYNGVTHNYEREGDYNLWFTLITIDMEQQEEILNHIKSLPGVLDLINLPANKKYKVSVNFNLK
- a CDS encoding YihA family ribosome biogenesis GTP-binding protein; this encodes MNSEINIIRAEYVASAVRPDQYPEGDLAEIVFIGRSNVGKSSLINSLSRVGGLARISGTPGKTQTINFFKMTAKLDEETRKDFFLVDLPGYGYAKTGQANRKRWAKFIDEYLLTSKRLKFVCQLIDSRHQPMKTDIDMFKWLVENNLPVLVIATKTDKISKMAIQKHLNEIKKALGVDNMDILPYSSAKNVGRAELLDVIGNSLLE
- the lon gene encoding endopeptidase La, with protein sequence MKELKNMPLLPLRGVMVFPYMIIHLDVGREKSIAALEKAMVQDRLIMLSTQKDANTDKPEPDDIFKVGTVAEVKQLLKLPGGTIRVLVEGLYRAEIVEYISEEPYYEVEINEFKDAEEKPTDVEALTRVVVSQFENWVKLSKKIPPETMVSVVVVEEPGRLSDLIVSHLSLKIEDKQLLLEAIDIKERLEKLCEILAREMEILELEKKIAGRVRKQMEKTQKEYYLREQLKAIQKELGEKDDKSIEIAEYREKLEKGNYPEEIKDKIKKEISRLEKMPNMAAETSVVRTYIECLLSLPWGVYTEDNLDINHAEDILNADHFGLDKVKERILEYLSIRKLTDSIKGPILCLVGPPGVGKTSLARSIAKAVDRKFVRVSLGGVRDEAEIRGHRRTYVGAMPGRIIQGMRTAGSSNPVFLLDEIDKMNADFRGDPSAALLEVLDPEQNNTFSDHYVENAFDLSKVLWVVTANTVHNIPRPLRDRMEVINIAGYTEEEKIQIAKRYLIEKQLKEHGLNNKQVSIADNTIQKVISEYTRESGVRSLERSIANLCRKAARKIVQEDKKSIKITVQNLHTFLGSAKYHKRQAENKDQVGVSTGLAWTEVGGDVLPTEVSILKGKGNLILTGQLGDVMKESAQAGLSYIRSRVEKLGIEPDFYEKNDIHIHLPEGAIPKDGPSAGITMATAVVSALTGKKVRTDVAMTGEITLRGRVLPIGGLKEKVLAAHRLGIKTIILPKENKRDMDDIPNNIRKQLEFVLVEHMDEVLNCAMVESNE